A stretch of the Capsicum annuum cultivar UCD-10X-F1 chromosome 8, UCD10Xv1.1, whole genome shotgun sequence genome encodes the following:
- the LOC107852333 gene encoding protein NRT1/ PTR FAMILY 1.1 isoform X3, with product MAITEEEENLIHHLPKSYTKGGIKTMPFIIMNETLEKVASYGLQPNMGMTILWLTTMVPQLRPSHCDHFEICNRPTPAQLLVLLFSFGMIAVGAGFVRPCSIAFGADQLDNKENPNNKRIMESYFSWYYATIGMSTIVATTLIVYIQDAFGWQIGFGIPAILMFFSVAAFLSGSSLYIKVSASESLFTGFFQVLVASVRKRNIDLHSGNGEAYYHQSPSSEIQALTSSFRCLNKACIIEDPQIDANSDGLRASNPWRLCSVEQVESLKSLLRVVPMWSSNIMVQLSLNQFSFSTLQTMTMDRHIFSYFEVPAGSFSFFMVITLVVWITIYDRALVPIKSRYTGQPGGLSPVLRMGIGLVLSTAAMALSAITESIRRGLAIDQNDPQEIPNISSVNMSAMWLVPQYVLLGLADAFNAIGLVEFLYAELPKSMSSFVVAIFTLGMAVSGIFGSFIVNIVDSVTSYGGGVSWLSSNINKGHIDYYYWLIAFCNVVNFLYFLLICRYNRPHQEVE from the exons ggaatgactattctttggCTAACCACCATGGTTCCACAATTGAGGCCTTCACATTGTGATCATTTCGAGATATGCAATAGGCCAACACCAGCACAACTCcttgtgttattgttttcttttggGATGATTGCTGTGGGAGCTGGTTTCGTTAGACCTTGTTCTATAGCATTTGGTGCTGATCAATTGGACAACAAAGAAAATCCAAATAATAAAAGGATTATGGAAAGCTATTTCAGTTGGTActatgctactattggaatgtcAACAATCGTCGCAACAACCTTAATTGTGTATATTCAAGATGCTTTTGGATGGCAAATTGGTTTTGGGATTCCTGCTATCCTTATGTTTTTCTCTGTTGCAGCCTTCCTTTCGGGTTCTTCCCTGTATATCAAAGTTAGTGCTAGTGAGAGCTTATTCACTGGATTCTTTCAAGTACTTGTTGCTTCTGTTAGAAAAAGAAATATCGATCTTCACTCTGGTAACGGTGAAGCCTATTATCATCAATCGCCCAGTTCTGAAATCCAAGCCTTGACAAGCAGCTTCAG GTGTTTAAATAAAGCTTGCATAATTGAAGATCCTCAAATAGATGCAAATTCTGATGGATTGCGCGCTTCAAACCCATGGAGACTCTGTAGTGTAGAACAAGTAGAATCTTTGAAGTCCCTTCTTAGAGTTGTTCCCATGTGGTCCAGCAACATAATGGTTCAGTTGAGTTTAAATCAATTTTCGTTTTCTACACTTCAAACAATGACAATGGATAGACATATCTTCTCGTATTTTGAAGTACCAGCAGGATCTTTTTCGTTCTTTATGGTGATAACTCTAGTGGTGTGGATTACCATATATGATCGTGCTCTCGTGCCAATAAAATCCAGATATACAGGACAGCCAGGAGGCTTAAGCCCCGTTCTTCGCATGGGAATTGGTTTAGTTCTATCTACTGCAGCGATGGCACTTTCAGCAATAACAGAAAGCATAAGGCGGGGCTTAGCAATTGATCAGAATGATCCACAAGAAATTCcaaatatttcatcagttaaCATGTCAGCTATGTGGTTGGTGCCACAGTACGTTCTTCTTGGACTAGCTGATGCTTTTAATGCTATCGGATTGGTAGAGTTCCTTTATGCTGAGCTTCCCAAAAGCATGTCTAGTTTTGTTGTGGCTATTTTCACACTCGGGATGGCTGTATCTGGCATTTTTGGGAGTTTTATAGTGAATATTGTGGATAGTGTTACCTCATATGGAGGTGGAGTTAGCTGGTTGTCAAGTAATATTAACAAGGGTCACATAGATTATTACTATTGGTTGATTGCTTTCTGCAATGTTGTAAACTTCCTGTATTTTCTTCTCATTTGTCGATATAATCGTCCTCACCAGGAAGTTGAATAA
- the LOC107852333 gene encoding protein NRT1/ PTR FAMILY 1.2 isoform X4, with protein MTILWLTTMVPQLRPSHCDHFEICNRPTPAQLLVLLFSFGMIAVGAGFVRPCSIAFGADQLDNKENPNNKRIMESYFSWYYATIGMSTIVATTLIVYIQDAFGWQIGFGIPAILMFFSVAAFLSGSSLYIKVSASESLFTGFFQVLVASVRKRNIDLHSGNGEAYYHQSPSSEIQALTSSFRCLNKACIIEDPQIDANSDGLRASNPWRLCSVEQVESLKSLLRVVPMWSSNIMVQLSLNQFSFSTLQTMTMDRHIFSYFEVPAGSFSFFMVITLVVWITIYDRALVPIKSRYTGQPGGLSPVLRMGIGLVLSTAAMALSAITESIRRGLAIDQNDPQEIPNISSVNMSAMWLVPQYVLLGLADAFNAIGLVEFLYAELPKSMSSFVVAIFTLGMAVSGIFGSFIVNIVDSVTSYGGGVSWLSSNINKGHIDYYYWLIAFCNVVNFLYFLLICRYNRPHQEVE; from the exons atgactattctttggCTAACCACCATGGTTCCACAATTGAGGCCTTCACATTGTGATCATTTCGAGATATGCAATAGGCCAACACCAGCACAACTCcttgtgttattgttttcttttggGATGATTGCTGTGGGAGCTGGTTTCGTTAGACCTTGTTCTATAGCATTTGGTGCTGATCAATTGGACAACAAAGAAAATCCAAATAATAAAAGGATTATGGAAAGCTATTTCAGTTGGTActatgctactattggaatgtcAACAATCGTCGCAACAACCTTAATTGTGTATATTCAAGATGCTTTTGGATGGCAAATTGGTTTTGGGATTCCTGCTATCCTTATGTTTTTCTCTGTTGCAGCCTTCCTTTCGGGTTCTTCCCTGTATATCAAAGTTAGTGCTAGTGAGAGCTTATTCACTGGATTCTTTCAAGTACTTGTTGCTTCTGTTAGAAAAAGAAATATCGATCTTCACTCTGGTAACGGTGAAGCCTATTATCATCAATCGCCCAGTTCTGAAATCCAAGCCTTGACAAGCAGCTTCAG GTGTTTAAATAAAGCTTGCATAATTGAAGATCCTCAAATAGATGCAAATTCTGATGGATTGCGCGCTTCAAACCCATGGAGACTCTGTAGTGTAGAACAAGTAGAATCTTTGAAGTCCCTTCTTAGAGTTGTTCCCATGTGGTCCAGCAACATAATGGTTCAGTTGAGTTTAAATCAATTTTCGTTTTCTACACTTCAAACAATGACAATGGATAGACATATCTTCTCGTATTTTGAAGTACCAGCAGGATCTTTTTCGTTCTTTATGGTGATAACTCTAGTGGTGTGGATTACCATATATGATCGTGCTCTCGTGCCAATAAAATCCAGATATACAGGACAGCCAGGAGGCTTAAGCCCCGTTCTTCGCATGGGAATTGGTTTAGTTCTATCTACTGCAGCGATGGCACTTTCAGCAATAACAGAAAGCATAAGGCGGGGCTTAGCAATTGATCAGAATGATCCACAAGAAATTCcaaatatttcatcagttaaCATGTCAGCTATGTGGTTGGTGCCACAGTACGTTCTTCTTGGACTAGCTGATGCTTTTAATGCTATCGGATTGGTAGAGTTCCTTTATGCTGAGCTTCCCAAAAGCATGTCTAGTTTTGTTGTGGCTATTTTCACACTCGGGATGGCTGTATCTGGCATTTTTGGGAGTTTTATAGTGAATATTGTGGATAGTGTTACCTCATATGGAGGTGGAGTTAGCTGGTTGTCAAGTAATATTAACAAGGGTCACATAGATTATTACTATTGGTTGATTGCTTTCTGCAATGTTGTAAACTTCCTGTATTTTCTTCTCATTTGTCGATATAATCGTCCTCACCAGGAAGTTGAATAA